A single region of the Bacillus cereus genome encodes:
- a CDS encoding MarR family winged helix-turn-helix transcriptional regulator, whose translation MKTEDRLGLLLWFRLSRFYNKSIRETNQHLKEWNVSAAQFDVLAQVGGHDRLTQQELGNKLFVTKGNITQLLNKMEQLEWIHREQEGTTKYISLTEKGKDLYEEIVPPQETFQAEQFQNLNVEEQNQLLQLLKKLQ comes from the coding sequence ATGAAAACAGAAGATAGACTAGGTTTACTACTATGGTTTCGTTTATCACGTTTTTATAACAAAAGTATTCGTGAGACGAATCAGCATTTGAAAGAATGGAATGTATCTGCCGCTCAATTTGATGTGCTAGCTCAAGTTGGAGGACATGATCGTTTAACGCAGCAAGAGCTTGGAAATAAGTTATTTGTTACGAAGGGAAATATCACACAGCTTTTAAATAAAATGGAGCAGCTGGAGTGGATTCATCGTGAACAAGAAGGTACTACAAAATATATTTCGTTAACAGAAAAAGGAAAAGATTTATATGAAGAAATCGTTCCGCCTCAAGAGACATTCCAAGCGGAGCAGTTTCAAAATTTAAATGTAGAAGAACAAAATCAATTATTACAATTACTAAAAAAATTACAGTGA
- a CDS encoding DUF3920 family protein, which yields MELQFQNVYQQVENWYVLDSELPWDVKKLRDDLFSLIEVCKTPVIFCDTCDANHVLLSLGEEEEEFLFQIGGFYHKEKQLIFVCMWEEYEQVLKTLLHEFRHAMQHKSEVLYVGSEVYEDRWIEKDARKFAERKLDEYKNRKLM from the coding sequence ATGGAACTCCAGTTTCAAAATGTATATCAACAGGTGGAGAATTGGTATGTGTTGGATTCGGAGCTTCCTTGGGATGTCAAAAAGCTTAGAGATGATTTGTTTTCACTTATTGAAGTATGTAAAACGCCAGTTATTTTTTGTGATACATGTGATGCAAATCATGTACTTCTATCATTAGGAGAAGAAGAAGAAGAGTTTCTATTCCAAATAGGTGGTTTTTATCATAAAGAAAAACAATTAATTTTTGTTTGTATGTGGGAAGAGTATGAGCAAGTGCTTAAAACACTACTGCATGAATTTCGTCATGCGATGCAGCATAAGAGCGAAGTATTGTATGTTGGAAGTGAAGTGTACGAAGATAGATGGATTGAGAAAGATGCGAGAAAGTTCGCGGAGAGGAAGTTAGATGAATATAAAAATAGAAAGTTAATGTAA
- a CDS encoding DedA family protein, giving the protein MLGELIHSVLVFLEGLGYWGIMLGLMLEVIPSEIVLSYAGYLVSTGSITFWGAVAFGTIGGVIAQLFIYWIGRYGGRPVLERYGKYILIQKKHIDYAEAWFNRYGTGVIFTARFIPVVRHAISIPAGIAKMSHAKFITLTTLAVIPWSIVFVYLGFKLGSEWESINKVAGPYVKYFALAAIVCAIGYFVLKKVMKKK; this is encoded by the coding sequence ATGTTAGGAGAGTTGATTCATTCAGTTTTAGTTTTTCTAGAAGGACTTGGTTATTGGGGAATTATGCTTGGATTAATGCTAGAGGTTATCCCAAGTGAAATCGTATTATCTTATGCAGGTTATTTAGTATCAACAGGAAGCATTACATTTTGGGGCGCTGTCGCGTTCGGTACAATTGGTGGTGTAATCGCACAACTATTCATTTATTGGATCGGTCGATACGGAGGAAGACCTGTTCTTGAGCGATATGGAAAATATATTTTGATTCAGAAGAAACATATTGATTATGCTGAAGCGTGGTTTAATCGTTACGGAACTGGTGTTATTTTTACAGCCCGTTTTATTCCTGTTGTGCGTCATGCTATTTCGATACCAGCGGGTATTGCGAAAATGTCACATGCTAAGTTTATTACGCTAACTACACTAGCTGTTATTCCATGGTCAATTGTATTTGTATATTTAGGATTTAAATTAGGATCAGAGTGGGAAAGTATTAATAAAGTAGCTGGGCCATATGTGAAATATTTTGCGCTTGCTGCTATTGTTTGTGCAATTGGTTACTTTGTATTAAAAAAAGTGATGAAAAAAAAGTGA
- a CDS encoding cation:proton antiporter translates to MDTLIFEVGTALVLVAIAAVIAGKFKFSVIPFLIVLGMLVGPHAPTIGVIDLKFIESASVISFLGRIGVLFLLFYLGLEFSMKKLIKSGRSIAIGGTIYILINFSLGLLYGFIMGFPLLEILIIAGIITISSSAIVAKVLVDLRRTGNNETELILGIIMFEDIFLAVYLSVVSGLVLGDHASFLGALTSIGIALGYMLLFFIVARKATPLLNRLLNISSDEIFIIVVFASLFFIAGFSETIHVAEAIGALLLGLVFSETEHSDRIEHLVVPFRDFFGAIFFFSFGLSIDPFSLGGAIWLTLGAVLLTIIGNFVAGMIAGRQAGLSHKASTNIGLTIVSRGEFSIIMANIGIAGGLMSVLKPFSALYVLILSILGPLLTKESKNVYKFLNKIFKWDTKTR, encoded by the coding sequence ATGGATACTTTAATTTTTGAAGTTGGTACAGCTTTAGTTTTAGTAGCAATTGCGGCAGTAATCGCTGGAAAGTTTAAATTCTCAGTAATACCTTTTCTAATTGTTCTTGGCATGTTAGTGGGACCGCATGCGCCGACAATAGGTGTTATCGATCTCAAATTTATTGAAAGTGCAAGTGTAATTTCCTTCCTTGGAAGGATTGGAGTTCTGTTCCTTCTGTTCTATCTAGGCCTAGAGTTTTCGATGAAAAAACTAATTAAATCTGGACGTTCTATTGCGATTGGCGGAACGATTTATATTTTAATTAACTTTTCACTTGGATTATTATATGGATTTATAATGGGCTTCCCTTTACTTGAAATCTTAATTATTGCGGGTATTATTACGATTTCTTCTAGTGCCATCGTTGCTAAAGTGTTAGTGGATTTAAGAAGAACTGGTAATAATGAGACCGAATTAATATTAGGAATTATTATGTTTGAAGATATATTCCTTGCTGTATATTTATCAGTTGTTTCTGGTTTAGTTCTAGGGGATCATGCTTCCTTCTTAGGTGCTCTCACTTCGATTGGAATTGCTTTAGGATACATGCTTCTATTCTTTATTGTGGCTAGAAAGGCTACGCCGTTATTAAATAGATTGCTCAATATTAGTTCAGATGAAATTTTCATTATTGTAGTATTTGCTTCGTTGTTCTTTATCGCTGGTTTTTCAGAAACAATACACGTTGCCGAAGCAATTGGAGCACTTCTTTTAGGATTAGTTTTCTCTGAGACAGAGCATAGTGACAGAATTGAACATCTCGTTGTTCCATTTAGAGACTTTTTCGGAGCTATTTTCTTCTTCAGTTTCGGATTAAGTATTGATCCGTTTTCATTAGGCGGGGCGATATGGTTAACGTTAGGTGCTGTCCTTCTTACAATCATCGGAAACTTTGTAGCAGGAATGATTGCAGGAAGACAAGCTGGATTATCTCATAAGGCGTCAACAAATATTGGATTAACAATTGTTTCAAGAGGAGAATTCTCCATCATTATGGCTAATATCGGTATTGCTGGTGGTTTAATGTCAGTATTGAAACCATTCTCGGCACTATATGTGCTTATACTATCCATTTTAGGTCCACTTCTTACGAAAGAGTCAAAGAATGTATATAAATTTTTAAATAAAATCTTTAAGTGGGATACGAAGACTAGATAA
- a CDS encoding cation:proton antiporter regulatory subunit codes for MNIRESELPGIGYKFQIVTKGNEKMVIVIHDDGRREMYHFDSDHEESISSISLRDSEARQIAAILGGMVYKPRALENVEMVFEGLAIEWFKVENTAPAIGKTIGDLEIRKTYSVTIIAVMKKNMKKLFNPGPETVIEEGDMLVVSGEREEIKKIINELLSNRGTD; via the coding sequence ATGAATATTAGAGAAAGTGAACTTCCGGGTATTGGTTACAAATTTCAAATCGTTACGAAAGGTAACGAAAAGATGGTGATTGTCATTCATGATGATGGGCGTAGAGAAATGTATCATTTTGATTCAGACCATGAAGAAAGCATCTCAAGTATTTCATTACGTGACTCAGAGGCAAGACAAATTGCAGCAATATTAGGTGGAATGGTATACAAGCCTAGAGCATTAGAAAATGTTGAAATGGTCTTTGAAGGTTTAGCGATTGAGTGGTTTAAAGTAGAGAATACAGCTCCAGCAATCGGAAAAACAATCGGTGATCTTGAAATAAGAAAAACATATAGCGTAACGATCATTGCAGTTATGAAAAAGAATATGAAAAAGCTATTTAATCCAGGACCAGAAACAGTAATTGAAGAAGGAGATATGCTTGTAGTTTCGGGTGAGAGAGAAGAAATTAAAAAAATTATTAATGAGTTACTTTCGAATAGGGGGACTGACTAG
- a CDS encoding alanine/glycine:cation symporter family protein produces MVDIFSRFLEVTNNILWSYILIAMLIGFGLYFSFKLKFVQITHFGEMVSLISKGFNRKEKKKDSISPFQAFCLSAAARIGIGNLAGVALAISMGGPGAIFWMWFIAILGAATSFVECTLAQIYKVKDGSRFRGGPAYYMEKGLNKRWMGVWFSLLITVAYGLIFNSVQANTVTIAFENAFGLERTIVGALLALLVAVIIFGGIKSISRITEMIVPPMAIVYIGVAIFVVINNFNMLPSIFTEIFNSAFGLDQAIAGGIGAAIKFGIQRGLFATEAGMGSSPNAAATSDVSHPVKQGLVQALGVFVDTFLVCTSTAFIVLCSGLYKGSNLEGIELTQQALSSQIGPWASTFLAIIIFLFAFSSLLGNYYYGETNIAFIKESKTWLLIYRVAVVGMVFFGSIAALQTVWSLADFFMGLMVFTNLIAISFLSKFAYAALVDYIKQKKEGKDPVFVASSIPGLQNTECWDGQDSAEKQQAV; encoded by the coding sequence ATGGTTGATATCTTTAGCAGATTCCTTGAGGTAACGAATAATATTTTATGGTCATATATTCTTATTGCAATGTTAATCGGCTTCGGTCTTTATTTCTCTTTCAAATTAAAATTTGTCCAAATTACTCATTTCGGTGAGATGGTCAGTTTAATTAGTAAAGGATTTAATCGAAAAGAAAAAAAGAAAGATAGCATCTCTCCATTCCAAGCATTTTGCTTAAGTGCAGCAGCACGTATTGGTATCGGGAACTTAGCTGGTGTAGCATTAGCCATTTCAATGGGTGGACCTGGCGCAATATTTTGGATGTGGTTTATCGCTATCCTTGGAGCAGCTACTAGTTTTGTAGAATGTACTCTCGCGCAAATTTATAAAGTAAAAGATGGAAGCAGATTCCGTGGTGGACCAGCATATTACATGGAAAAAGGATTAAACAAACGCTGGATGGGTGTTTGGTTTTCACTTCTTATTACAGTTGCGTACGGATTAATTTTCAATTCTGTACAAGCAAACACGGTAACAATAGCATTTGAAAATGCTTTTGGACTAGAGCGAACAATCGTAGGAGCTCTATTAGCTTTATTAGTTGCAGTTATTATTTTTGGGGGTATCAAGAGCATTTCACGTATTACAGAAATGATTGTTCCTCCAATGGCGATTGTTTATATTGGTGTGGCTATTTTTGTCGTTATTAACAACTTCAATATGTTACCAAGCATTTTTACAGAAATATTTAACAGCGCATTTGGTTTAGACCAAGCTATCGCTGGTGGTATTGGAGCAGCAATCAAATTCGGAATTCAGCGCGGTTTATTCGCGACAGAAGCAGGTATGGGTAGCTCTCCTAATGCAGCAGCAACATCAGATGTATCTCACCCTGTAAAACAAGGACTTGTTCAAGCATTAGGTGTTTTCGTAGATACATTCTTAGTATGTACATCAACAGCATTTATCGTATTATGTTCTGGACTTTACAAAGGATCGAATTTAGAAGGTATTGAATTAACACAACAAGCATTAAGTTCACAAATTGGGCCGTGGGCAAGTACTTTCTTAGCGATTATTATTTTCCTATTCGCTTTCAGTTCTTTACTAGGAAACTACTATTATGGTGAAACAAATATCGCATTCATTAAAGAAAGCAAAACATGGTTACTGATTTATCGTGTTGCAGTTGTCGGAATGGTTTTCTTCGGATCTATCGCTGCCCTTCAAACGGTTTGGAGTTTAGCGGATTTCTTTATGGGACTAATGGTATTTACAAACTTAATTGCCATCTCATTCCTTAGCAAGTTTGCCTACGCGGCATTAGTAGACTATATAAAGCAAAAGAAAGAAGGAAAAGATCCTGTTTTCGTTGCAAGTTCTATCCCTGGCTTACAGAATACAGAGTGCTGGGATGGACAGGATTCAGCAGAAAAACAGCAGGCTGTGTAG
- a CDS encoding Dps family protein, which yields MNKQVIEALNKQVANWSVLFTKLHNFHWYVKGPQFFTLHEKFEELYTESATHIDEIAERILAIGGKPVATMKEYLELSSIQEAAYGETAEGMVEAIMKDYEMMLGELKKGMEIAQESDDEMTSDLLLGIYTELEKHAWMLRAFLNQ from the coding sequence ATGAACAAACAAGTAATCGAAGCATTAAACAAACAAGTAGCAAACTGGAGCGTTTTATTCACAAAACTACACAACTTCCATTGGTACGTAAAAGGGCCTCAATTCTTCACATTACATGAGAAATTTGAAGAGCTTTACACAGAATCAGCTACTCACATCGATGAAATTGCAGAACGCATTTTAGCAATTGGCGGCAAACCAGTAGCAACAATGAAAGAATACTTAGAACTATCTTCTATCCAAGAAGCAGCTTACGGAGAAACTGCAGAAGGGATGGTCGAAGCAATCATGAAAGACTACGAAATGATGCTAGGCGAACTGAAAAAAGGTATGGAAATCGCTCAAGAATCTGACGACGAAATGACATCTGACCTACTACTAGGCATCTACACAGAACTAGAAAAACACGCTTGGATGCTACGTGCGTTCTTGAATCAATAA
- a CDS encoding TIGR00730 family Rossman fold protein encodes MFAGSNLGERTEFKEQAIELGKMFVENDYELVYGGSCVGLMGEVANEVLRLGGRVTGVMPRGLFRGEIVHTGLTELIEVETMHERKAKMAELADAFIALPGGYGTFEELFEVVCWSQIGIHNKPVGLLNIKDFYGPILQMVERAAEEGFMNPSNKELIVSAETADKLIHEIQNYERPVLGTKWKQLS; translated from the coding sequence GTGTTTGCAGGTTCCAATTTAGGGGAGAGAACAGAGTTCAAAGAGCAGGCGATTGAATTAGGGAAAATGTTTGTTGAGAACGACTATGAGCTCGTATACGGTGGTTCATGTGTTGGATTAATGGGAGAAGTAGCAAATGAAGTTCTTCGCTTAGGTGGACGTGTAACAGGTGTTATGCCACGCGGTCTATTCCGAGGAGAGATTGTGCATACAGGATTAACAGAACTAATTGAAGTAGAAACGATGCATGAGCGCAAGGCGAAAATGGCAGAGCTTGCGGATGCTTTCATTGCATTACCAGGTGGATATGGAACGTTTGAAGAGCTATTTGAAGTTGTCTGTTGGTCACAAATTGGTATACATAATAAGCCGGTTGGTTTATTGAACATAAAAGACTTTTACGGACCAATTTTGCAAATGGTTGAACGTGCAGCAGAAGAAGGCTTTATGAATCCATCGAATAAAGAGTTAATTGTTTCCGCTGAGACGGCAGATAAACTAATTCATGAAATCCAAAATTACGAACGTCCTGTCTTGGGGACGAAGTGGAAGCAATTATCATAG
- a CDS encoding MazG nucleotide pyrophosphohydrolase domain-containing protein, which translates to MDIVAFQRWVEEFYEKRSWSQYNAFIRLNFLTEEVGEVSRVVRAIEIGRDRPDEDAKTEEELKQELKEELGDVLSNLIILSQKYDLDLQDIMEAHVTKLSKRFETSK; encoded by the coding sequence ATGGATATCGTTGCATTTCAAAGATGGGTTGAGGAATTTTACGAAAAACGAAGCTGGTCACAGTATAATGCCTTTATTCGCTTAAATTTCTTAACTGAAGAAGTTGGGGAAGTTTCACGAGTTGTTCGCGCTATTGAAATTGGCCGTGATCGCCCTGATGAAGACGCGAAAACAGAAGAAGAGTTAAAACAAGAACTAAAAGAAGAACTTGGTGATGTACTATCTAATCTTATTATTCTTTCACAAAAATATGATTTAGATTTACAAGACATTATGGAAGCACACGTCACAAAGCTTTCGAAAAGGTTCGAAACATCTAAATGA
- a CDS encoding ferritin: MLSKKLHDALNDQMNFEFYSAHAYMAMAAYCTAESYDGFANFFLVQAEEERFHAMKLYNYINDRGERAIITGFDNPNNEYESVLNAFEVALEHEREVTKRIYNLSDIAWDEREHATITFLKWFVDEQVEEEASFDSIIQKLKRITSDSNALFMLDAELEKRTFTPPAE; encoded by the coding sequence ATGTTATCTAAAAAATTGCACGACGCACTAAACGATCAAATGAACTTTGAATTTTACTCTGCCCATGCTTATATGGCAATGGCTGCTTACTGTACAGCTGAGAGCTATGATGGATTCGCTAACTTTTTCCTTGTACAAGCTGAAGAAGAGCGTTTCCACGCAATGAAGCTTTACAACTACATTAATGACCGCGGCGAGCGCGCTATTATTACTGGCTTTGATAATCCGAATAACGAATATGAATCTGTACTGAACGCTTTTGAAGTTGCACTTGAGCACGAGCGTGAAGTAACGAAGCGTATTTACAACTTATCTGATATCGCTTGGGATGAGCGTGAGCACGCAACAATTACATTCTTAAAATGGTTCGTTGATGAGCAAGTAGAAGAAGAAGCTTCATTCGATAGCATCATTCAAAAATTAAAACGTATTACAAGCGATTCAAACGCACTATTTATGCTAGATGCTGAATTAGAGAAACGTACATTTACGCCTCCAGCTGAATAA
- a CDS encoding NupC/NupG family nucleoside CNT transporter: protein MKIVMFLVGLLVVFVLGFLISSDRKKIKYKPIALMLVIQLVLAYFLLNTKIGFVLVKGIADGFGAILKFAEAGVNFVFGGLANDGQAPFFLTVLLPIIFLAVLIGILQHIKVLPIIIRAVGFLLSKINGLGKLESYNAVAAAIVGQGEVFITVKDQLSKLPRNRLYTLCASSMSTVSMSIVGSYMKMIDPKYVVTALVLNLFSGFIIVHIINPYDVKEEDDILELQEDKKQTFFEMLGEYIMLGFSIAVTVAAMLIGFVALITAINGVFDSIFGITFQSILGYVFSPLAFVMGIPTSEMLQAGQIMATKLVTNEFVAMLDLGKVAGDLSARTVGILSIFLVSFANFSSIGIIAGATKSIDGKQANVVSSFGLKLVYGATLVSILSAIIVGVML, encoded by the coding sequence ATGAAGATAGTAATGTTTCTAGTCGGTTTACTTGTAGTATTTGTACTAGGTTTCCTTATAAGTTCAGATCGTAAGAAAATTAAATATAAACCAATTGCACTTATGCTTGTAATTCAATTGGTACTTGCGTATTTCTTACTAAATACAAAGATCGGATTTGTATTAGTAAAAGGGATTGCAGATGGATTTGGCGCTATTTTAAAATTTGCGGAAGCTGGGGTTAATTTCGTATTTGGTGGTCTAGCAAACGATGGACAAGCACCATTCTTCTTAACAGTATTATTACCAATTATTTTCTTAGCGGTATTAATTGGGATCCTGCAACATATTAAAGTTTTACCGATTATCATTCGTGCAGTCGGTTTCTTATTAAGTAAAATTAACGGTTTAGGAAAATTAGAATCATATAATGCGGTAGCAGCTGCAATTGTTGGTCAAGGTGAAGTATTCATTACAGTAAAAGATCAACTAAGCAAATTACCGAGAAATCGTTTATACACACTTTGTGCATCTTCAATGTCAACGGTATCGATGTCAATCGTCGGTTCTTATATGAAAATGATTGATCCAAAATATGTAGTAACAGCACTTGTACTAAACTTATTCAGTGGATTCATTATCGTTCATATCATTAATCCATATGATGTGAAAGAAGAAGACGATATTTTAGAATTACAAGAAGATAAAAAGCAAACATTCTTTGAAATGTTAGGCGAATATATTATGCTTGGTTTCTCTATCGCTGTAACAGTAGCGGCCATGTTAATCGGTTTCGTAGCATTAATTACAGCAATTAACGGTGTATTCGATTCTATTTTCGGAATCACATTCCAAAGCATTTTAGGATATGTCTTCTCACCATTAGCATTCGTAATGGGTATTCCAACATCAGAGATGCTACAAGCAGGACAAATTATGGCAACAAAATTAGTAACGAACGAATTCGTTGCAATGCTTGATTTAGGTAAAGTAGCTGGTGATTTATCAGCTCGTACAGTAGGTATTTTATCCATCTTCCTTGTATCATTTGCGAACTTCTCATCTATCGGAATTATCGCAGGTGCAACGAAGAGTATCGACGGAAAACAAGCAAACGTTGTATCTTCATTCGGATTAAAACTTGTATACGGTGCAACGTTAGTAAGTATATTATCAGCGATTATCGTTGGGGTTATGCTTTAA
- a CDS encoding NupC/NupG family nucleoside CNT transporter — MKFVMFLVGLLVVFVLGFLISADRKKIKYKPIAIMLVIQLALSYFLLNTQVGYILVKGISDGFGALLGYAEAGIVFVFGGLVNKGEVSFFLTALLPIVFFAVLIGILQHFKILPIFIRAIGTLLSKVNGLGKLESYNAVAAAIVGQAEVFITVKDQLSKIPKHRLYTLCASSMSTVSMSIVGSYMKMIEPKYVVTALVLNLFSGFIIIHIINPYDITEEEDTLKLENKKKQSFFEMLSEYIMLGFTIAITVAAMLLGFVALITAINSLFDSMFGITFQAILGYIFSPLAFVMGIPQSEMVTAGQIMATKLVSNEFVAMLDLGKVAGDLSARTVGILSVFLVSFANFSSIGIIAGATKGIDENQSNVVSSFGLRLVYGATLVSLLSAIIVGVML; from the coding sequence ATGAAGTTTGTTATGTTTCTTGTAGGATTACTTGTTGTATTTGTACTCGGTTTTCTTATAAGTGCCGATCGAAAGAAGATTAAGTATAAACCAATCGCAATTATGCTTGTTATTCAGCTAGCGCTATCTTATTTCTTATTAAATACGCAAGTTGGTTATATTTTAGTAAAAGGAATTTCAGATGGATTTGGCGCGCTTCTTGGATATGCGGAAGCTGGAATCGTTTTCGTATTTGGTGGCCTTGTTAATAAAGGAGAGGTTTCATTCTTCTTAACAGCACTATTACCAATCGTATTCTTTGCCGTTTTAATCGGAATTTTGCAACACTTTAAAATTTTACCGATATTTATTCGCGCTATTGGTACTTTGTTAAGTAAAGTAAATGGTCTAGGAAAACTAGAATCATATAATGCAGTAGCAGCTGCCATTGTTGGGCAAGCAGAAGTATTTATTACAGTAAAAGATCAATTAAGTAAAATCCCAAAACACCGTTTATATACATTATGTGCATCTTCCATGTCGACAGTATCAATGTCAATCGTTGGTTCTTATATGAAAATGATCGAACCGAAATATGTAGTAACAGCACTTGTATTAAATTTATTTAGTGGTTTCATTATTATTCATATTATTAATCCGTACGATATTACGGAAGAAGAAGATACACTGAAGTTAGAAAATAAGAAAAAGCAGTCATTCTTTGAAATGTTAAGCGAATATATTATGCTTGGTTTCACGATTGCGATTACGGTAGCAGCAATGTTACTTGGGTTCGTAGCATTAATTACAGCAATCAATAGCTTGTTTGATTCAATGTTCGGTATTACATTCCAAGCTATTTTAGGTTATATTTTCTCTCCATTAGCATTCGTAATGGGCATCCCGCAATCAGAAATGGTAACAGCGGGACAAATCATGGCAACGAAATTAGTATCGAACGAATTTGTTGCGATGCTTGATCTAGGAAAAGTAGCTGGTGATTTATCAGCTCGTACAGTTGGTATTCTTTCGGTATTCCTTGTATCATTTGCAAACTTCTCATCTATCGGAATTATTGCAGGTGCAACGAAAGGGATCGATGAAAATCAATCAAACGTTGTTTCATCATTCGGATTACGACTTGTATACGGTGCGACATTAGTAAGTCTTTTATCAGCGATTATCGTTGGTGTTATGTTATAA
- a CDS encoding alanine/glycine:cation symporter family protein: MDFLAKVIGDVNNVLWSYIIIAMLIGLGLYFSFRVKFVQIRYFGEMIRLLGDGASSKTRKAQKEKSGVSSFQAFCMSTASRVGTGNLAGVAIAISAGGPGAVFWMWLIAVIGGASAFVESTLAQIYKVKDGNAFRGGPAYYMEKGLKKRWLGVVFSVLITVSFGLIFNAVQSNTVAAAFDGAFNTDGKFVGLFMAGLLAIIIFGGVKRIARAVEMIVPVMAIIYVAVALFVVVTNITAIPYVFKEIFLHAFGIKEVVGGGLGAAILLGVKRGLFSNEAGMGSAPNAAATANVTHPVKQGFIQTLGVFTDTLLICSCTAFIILLSDVHNAADLNGIQLTQQALSQHIGPWASIFVAVAIFLFAFSSLVGNYYYGETNIEFLNGSKVLLNAYRIAVLGMVMLGSVATIQIVWDLADLFMGIMAIINLVAIVFLSKYAFAALSDYIKQKKQGKDPVFYANSIPGLKNTECWEEQVADKEKAV; this comes from the coding sequence ATGGATTTTTTAGCTAAGGTAATTGGGGATGTGAATAATGTCCTTTGGTCATATATCATTATTGCGATGTTAATTGGATTAGGACTTTACTTTTCGTTTCGTGTGAAATTTGTCCAAATTCGTTACTTCGGAGAAATGATTCGCCTACTTGGGGACGGGGCGAGTTCAAAGACAAGAAAAGCACAAAAAGAAAAAAGTGGTGTATCATCATTCCAAGCATTTTGTATGAGTACAGCTTCTCGTGTAGGGACTGGTAACTTAGCTGGTGTAGCTATTGCAATCTCAGCGGGTGGTCCAGGTGCTGTATTTTGGATGTGGTTAATCGCGGTAATTGGGGGTGCCTCTGCATTTGTAGAGAGCACATTAGCGCAAATTTATAAAGTAAAAGATGGGAATGCATTCCGTGGTGGCCCAGCGTATTATATGGAAAAAGGGTTGAAAAAACGCTGGCTAGGGGTTGTCTTCTCTGTTTTAATAACAGTGAGTTTCGGATTAATTTTCAATGCCGTGCAGTCAAACACAGTAGCGGCGGCTTTTGATGGAGCATTTAACACAGATGGTAAGTTTGTAGGTCTGTTTATGGCTGGTTTACTTGCAATCATTATTTTTGGTGGGGTTAAGCGAATTGCACGTGCGGTTGAAATGATTGTTCCAGTAATGGCAATTATATATGTAGCAGTTGCATTATTCGTTGTTGTAACAAACATTACGGCAATTCCATATGTATTTAAAGAAATTTTCTTACATGCTTTCGGAATTAAAGAAGTAGTAGGCGGGGGATTAGGAGCTGCGATTTTACTAGGGGTAAAACGTGGATTATTCTCAAATGAAGCTGGTATGGGTAGTGCGCCGAATGCAGCTGCGACTGCAAACGTAACGCACCCAGTTAAACAAGGTTTCATTCAAACTTTAGGGGTATTTACAGATACATTATTAATTTGTAGTTGTACAGCATTTATTATTTTATTATCAGATGTGCATAATGCAGCTGATCTAAATGGTATTCAATTAACGCAGCAGGCGTTAAGCCAACATATCGGCCCATGGGCTTCTATATTTGTAGCAGTGGCAATCTTCTTATTTGCATTCAGTTCATTAGTAGGTAACTACTACTATGGTGAAACAAATATTGAGTTCTTAAATGGAAGTAAAGTGCTATTAAATGCATACCGCATTGCTGTACTTGGTATGGTTATGTTAGGGTCTGTAGCAACAATTCAAATCGTTTGGGATTTAGCAGATTTATTCATGGGGATTATGGCTATTATTAACTTAGTGGCGATCGTATTCCTTTCTAAGTACGCTTTCGCGGCGTTATCAGATTATATTAAGCAAAAGAAACAAGGAAAAGATCCAGTCTTTTACGCAAATTCTATTCCAGGCTTGAAAAATACAGAGTGCTGGGAAGAGCAAGTAGCAGATAAAGAAAAAGCGGTATAA